A stretch of Chelmon rostratus isolate fCheRos1 chromosome 18, fCheRos1.pri, whole genome shotgun sequence DNA encodes these proteins:
- the si:ch211-278j3.3 gene encoding E3 ubiquitin-protein ligase RNF19B isoform X1 produces the protein MKRPKQQTGPLSFLNFFSRKPKSEPRPERPPEAWPKEEVAITLTPSEHPEQDLNLTAEEAGELRVPGGERGEGGGPPAAAEAGEDGAATAECAAGGVSSGSTGVLSLSSSSQEQLLDEHLEECPLCLLSQPRCHFPRLSSCSHRTCSDCLRQYLRIEISESRVGIACPQCPETLAPLDVRAILDDRALLERFEEYQLRRFLAADPDTRWCPAPDCSYAVIAYGCAECPKLSCGREGCDTEFCYHCRQLWHPNQTCDQARRQRARHTSGGNDASTLYVFNEEPGGDAEEIKACPRCGAYIMKTNDGSCNRMNCTVCACQFCWLCMQEITDVHYLSPSGCTFWGKKPWSQTRKVLWQVGMLLGAPVVISLIAGIAIPVIIVGIPIYMGRKVHGRCKKNNISGSKHYLTVASGVMMSVFVSPVIAAVTVGVGVPLMLTYVYGVVPMSLCRNGWCRPQSEPPETHKIQLEDLASYLLFSHVVSDHWTGQNNPTLSDTSVQEVRVSVQEVGVLPSTSTTPPELDSYEELDEASKHHGYTQQDSRSDCEVVIVPDSKLDDTQALPVRDGTNIEVRVEIETHPRGARQSSLSSILSSRSLSVESLGHSQSQSHDYLCASELEERREGGAGEGEEQEGREKPGGEAGGDDGTVYPVFEIDGV, from the exons ATGAAGAGGCCCAAGCAGCAGACGGGGCCGCTGAGCTTCCTGAACTTCTTCAGCAGGAAGCCCAAATCGGAGCCGAGGCCCGAGAGGCCCCCGGAGGCCTGGCCCAAAGAGGAGGTGGCCATCACCCTGACCCCGAGCGAGCATCCGGAGCAG GACCTCAACCTCACAGCAGAAGAGGCTGGAGAGTTAAGAGttcctggaggagaaagaggagaaggaggaggtccACCGGCGGCGGCTGAGGCAGGAGAGGACGGCGCCGCCACAGCCGAGTGCGCGGCGGGCGGGGTCAGCAGCGGCTCCACCGGCGtcctgtccctctcctcctccagccaggAGCAGCTTTTGGACGAACACCTGGAGGAGTGCCCACTGTGCCTGCTCAGTCAACCGCGTTGCCACTTCCCACgactctcctcctgctcccaccGAACGTGCTCCGACTGCCTCCGCCAGTACCTGCGCATCGAGATCTCGGAGAGCCGGGTGGGCATCGCGTGCCCGCAGTGCCCCGAGACTCTGGCGCCGCTGGACGTTCGGGCCATCCTGGATGACCGGGCGCTGCTGGAGCGGTTTGAGGAGTACCAGCTGAGGCGTTTCCTGGCTGCTGATCCAGATACACGTTGGTGCCCTGCGCCTGACTGCAG ctacGCAGTGATAGCCTACGGCTGTGCGGAGTGTCCCAAGCTGAGCTGTGGCCGCGAGGGATGCGACACGGAGTTCTGCTACCACTGCCGGCAGCTGTGGCACCCCAACCAGACGTGCGACCAGGCCCGGCGCCAGCGAGCCCGCCACACCTCAGGCGGGAACGATGCCTCCACGCTGTACGTCTTCAATGAAGAACCCGGAGGAG ATGCAGAGGAGATCAAAGCGTGCCCTCGCTGTGGTGCCTACATCATGAAGACCAATGACGGCAGCTGTAACCGTATGaactgcactgtgtgtgcctgtcagTTCTGCTGGCTGTGTATGCAGGAGATCACCGACGTGCACTACCTCAG TCCCTCAGGATGTACATTCTGGGGGAAGAAGCCATGGTCTCAAACCCGCAAGGTTCTGTGGCAGGTGGGCATGTTGCTCGGAGCGCCGGTGGTCATCTCCCTTATAGCGGGCATCGCCATCCCAGTCATCATTGTGGGCATACCAATCTACATGGGCCGCAAG GTCCATGGTCGctgtaagaaaaacaatatCTCAGGAAGTAAGCACTACTTGACTGTGGCGAGTGGGgtgatgatgtcagtgtttgtgtcgCCGGTCATAGCAGCGGTCACTGTGG GTGTGGGTGTGCCGCTAATGCTGACGTATGTCTACGGGGTCGTGCCCATGTCCCTCTGTAGGAACGGCTGGTGTCGACCGCAGAGTGAacctcctgaaacacacaaaatccaACTGGAGGACTTAGCCAGCT ATCTTCTATTCTCTCATGTAGTCAGTGACCACTGGACAGGTCAGAACAATCCAACGCTCAGTGACACCAGCGTCCAGGAAGTCAGAGTCAGTGTACAGGAAGTGGGCGTCCTCCCCAGTACAAGTACCACGCCCCCGGAGCTAGATAGCTATGAGGAGTTGGATGAAGCCTCAAAGCACCACGGATACACCCAGCAGGACAGCCGCTCGGACTGCGAGGTGGTCATTGTGCCTGACAGCAAGCTCGATGACACGCAAGCGCTTCCTGTGAG GGATGGAACCAATATTGAGGTCCGTGTGGAAATTGAGACCCATCCCAGAGGCGCCCGCCAGTCCAGCCTAAGTAGCATCCTGTCTAGCCGAAGCTTGTCGGTGGAGTCCTTGGGACACTCGCAGTCCCAGTCCCATGACTACCTGTGTGCCTCAGAACTGGAAGAGAGACGAGAGgggggagcaggagagggagaggagcaggagggaagagagaagccaggaggggaggcaggaggagacGATGGGACAGTTTACCCAGTCTTTGAGATAGACGGTGTATGA
- the si:ch211-278j3.3 gene encoding E3 ubiquitin-protein ligase RNF19B isoform X2 codes for MKRPKQQTGPLSFLNFFSRKPKSEPRPERPPEAWPKEEVAITLTPSEHPEQDLNLTAEEAGELRVPGGERGEGGGPPAAAEAGEDGAATAECAAGGVSSGSTGVLSLSSSSQEQLLDEHLEECPLCLLSQPRCHFPRLSSCSHRTCSDCLRQYLRIEISESRVGIACPQCPETLAPLDVRAILDDRALLERFEEYQLRRFLAADPDTRWCPAPDCSYAVIAYGCAECPKLSCGREGCDTEFCYHCRQLWHPNQTCDQARRQRARHTSGGNDASTLYVFNEEPGGEEIKACPRCGAYIMKTNDGSCNRMNCTVCACQFCWLCMQEITDVHYLSPSGCTFWGKKPWSQTRKVLWQVGMLLGAPVVISLIAGIAIPVIIVGIPIYMGRKVHGRCKKNNISGSKHYLTVASGVMMSVFVSPVIAAVTVGVGVPLMLTYVYGVVPMSLCRNGWCRPQSEPPETHKIQLEDLASYLLFSHVVSDHWTGQNNPTLSDTSVQEVRVSVQEVGVLPSTSTTPPELDSYEELDEASKHHGYTQQDSRSDCEVVIVPDSKLDDTQALPVRDGTNIEVRVEIETHPRGARQSSLSSILSSRSLSVESLGHSQSQSHDYLCASELEERREGGAGEGEEQEGREKPGGEAGGDDGTVYPVFEIDGV; via the exons ATGAAGAGGCCCAAGCAGCAGACGGGGCCGCTGAGCTTCCTGAACTTCTTCAGCAGGAAGCCCAAATCGGAGCCGAGGCCCGAGAGGCCCCCGGAGGCCTGGCCCAAAGAGGAGGTGGCCATCACCCTGACCCCGAGCGAGCATCCGGAGCAG GACCTCAACCTCACAGCAGAAGAGGCTGGAGAGTTAAGAGttcctggaggagaaagaggagaaggaggaggtccACCGGCGGCGGCTGAGGCAGGAGAGGACGGCGCCGCCACAGCCGAGTGCGCGGCGGGCGGGGTCAGCAGCGGCTCCACCGGCGtcctgtccctctcctcctccagccaggAGCAGCTTTTGGACGAACACCTGGAGGAGTGCCCACTGTGCCTGCTCAGTCAACCGCGTTGCCACTTCCCACgactctcctcctgctcccaccGAACGTGCTCCGACTGCCTCCGCCAGTACCTGCGCATCGAGATCTCGGAGAGCCGGGTGGGCATCGCGTGCCCGCAGTGCCCCGAGACTCTGGCGCCGCTGGACGTTCGGGCCATCCTGGATGACCGGGCGCTGCTGGAGCGGTTTGAGGAGTACCAGCTGAGGCGTTTCCTGGCTGCTGATCCAGATACACGTTGGTGCCCTGCGCCTGACTGCAG ctacGCAGTGATAGCCTACGGCTGTGCGGAGTGTCCCAAGCTGAGCTGTGGCCGCGAGGGATGCGACACGGAGTTCTGCTACCACTGCCGGCAGCTGTGGCACCCCAACCAGACGTGCGACCAGGCCCGGCGCCAGCGAGCCCGCCACACCTCAGGCGGGAACGATGCCTCCACGCTGTACGTCTTCAATGAAGAACCCGGAGGAG AGGAGATCAAAGCGTGCCCTCGCTGTGGTGCCTACATCATGAAGACCAATGACGGCAGCTGTAACCGTATGaactgcactgtgtgtgcctgtcagTTCTGCTGGCTGTGTATGCAGGAGATCACCGACGTGCACTACCTCAG TCCCTCAGGATGTACATTCTGGGGGAAGAAGCCATGGTCTCAAACCCGCAAGGTTCTGTGGCAGGTGGGCATGTTGCTCGGAGCGCCGGTGGTCATCTCCCTTATAGCGGGCATCGCCATCCCAGTCATCATTGTGGGCATACCAATCTACATGGGCCGCAAG GTCCATGGTCGctgtaagaaaaacaatatCTCAGGAAGTAAGCACTACTTGACTGTGGCGAGTGGGgtgatgatgtcagtgtttgtgtcgCCGGTCATAGCAGCGGTCACTGTGG GTGTGGGTGTGCCGCTAATGCTGACGTATGTCTACGGGGTCGTGCCCATGTCCCTCTGTAGGAACGGCTGGTGTCGACCGCAGAGTGAacctcctgaaacacacaaaatccaACTGGAGGACTTAGCCAGCT ATCTTCTATTCTCTCATGTAGTCAGTGACCACTGGACAGGTCAGAACAATCCAACGCTCAGTGACACCAGCGTCCAGGAAGTCAGAGTCAGTGTACAGGAAGTGGGCGTCCTCCCCAGTACAAGTACCACGCCCCCGGAGCTAGATAGCTATGAGGAGTTGGATGAAGCCTCAAAGCACCACGGATACACCCAGCAGGACAGCCGCTCGGACTGCGAGGTGGTCATTGTGCCTGACAGCAAGCTCGATGACACGCAAGCGCTTCCTGTGAG GGATGGAACCAATATTGAGGTCCGTGTGGAAATTGAGACCCATCCCAGAGGCGCCCGCCAGTCCAGCCTAAGTAGCATCCTGTCTAGCCGAAGCTTGTCGGTGGAGTCCTTGGGACACTCGCAGTCCCAGTCCCATGACTACCTGTGTGCCTCAGAACTGGAAGAGAGACGAGAGgggggagcaggagagggagaggagcaggagggaagagagaagccaggaggggaggcaggaggagacGATGGGACAGTTTACCCAGTCTTTGAGATAGACGGTGTATGA
- the si:ch211-278j3.3 gene encoding E3 ubiquitin-protein ligase RNF19A isoform X3: MKRPKQQTGPLSFLNFFSRKPKSEPRPERPPEAWPKEEVAITLTPSEHPEQDLNLTAEEAGELRVPGGERGEGGGPPAAAEAGEDGAATAECAAGGVSSGSTGVLSLSSSSQEQLLDEHLEECPLCLLSQPRCHFPRLSSCSHRTCSDCLRQYLRIEISESRVGIACPQCPETLAPLDVRAILDDRALLERFEEYQLRRFLAADPDTRWCPAPDCSYAVIAYGCAECPKLSCGREGCDTEFCYHCRQLWHPNQTCDQARRQRARHTSGGNDASTLYVFNEEPGGDAEEIKACPRCGAYIMKTNDGSCNRMNCTVCACQFCWLCMQEITDVHYLSPSGCTFWGKKPWSQTRKVLWQVGMLLGAPVVISLIAGIAIPVIIVGIPIYMGRKVHGRCKKNNISGSKHYLTVASGVMMSVFVSPVIAAVTVGVGVPLMLTYVYGVVPMSLCRNGWCRPQSEPPETHKIQLEDLASFSDHWTGQNNPTLSDTSVQEVRVSVQEVGVLPSTSTTPPELDSYEELDEASKHHGYTQQDSRSDCEVVIVPDSKLDDTQALPVRDGTNIEVRVEIETHPRGARQSSLSSILSSRSLSVESLGHSQSQSHDYLCASELEERREGGAGEGEEQEGREKPGGEAGGDDGTVYPVFEIDGV; this comes from the exons ATGAAGAGGCCCAAGCAGCAGACGGGGCCGCTGAGCTTCCTGAACTTCTTCAGCAGGAAGCCCAAATCGGAGCCGAGGCCCGAGAGGCCCCCGGAGGCCTGGCCCAAAGAGGAGGTGGCCATCACCCTGACCCCGAGCGAGCATCCGGAGCAG GACCTCAACCTCACAGCAGAAGAGGCTGGAGAGTTAAGAGttcctggaggagaaagaggagaaggaggaggtccACCGGCGGCGGCTGAGGCAGGAGAGGACGGCGCCGCCACAGCCGAGTGCGCGGCGGGCGGGGTCAGCAGCGGCTCCACCGGCGtcctgtccctctcctcctccagccaggAGCAGCTTTTGGACGAACACCTGGAGGAGTGCCCACTGTGCCTGCTCAGTCAACCGCGTTGCCACTTCCCACgactctcctcctgctcccaccGAACGTGCTCCGACTGCCTCCGCCAGTACCTGCGCATCGAGATCTCGGAGAGCCGGGTGGGCATCGCGTGCCCGCAGTGCCCCGAGACTCTGGCGCCGCTGGACGTTCGGGCCATCCTGGATGACCGGGCGCTGCTGGAGCGGTTTGAGGAGTACCAGCTGAGGCGTTTCCTGGCTGCTGATCCAGATACACGTTGGTGCCCTGCGCCTGACTGCAG ctacGCAGTGATAGCCTACGGCTGTGCGGAGTGTCCCAAGCTGAGCTGTGGCCGCGAGGGATGCGACACGGAGTTCTGCTACCACTGCCGGCAGCTGTGGCACCCCAACCAGACGTGCGACCAGGCCCGGCGCCAGCGAGCCCGCCACACCTCAGGCGGGAACGATGCCTCCACGCTGTACGTCTTCAATGAAGAACCCGGAGGAG ATGCAGAGGAGATCAAAGCGTGCCCTCGCTGTGGTGCCTACATCATGAAGACCAATGACGGCAGCTGTAACCGTATGaactgcactgtgtgtgcctgtcagTTCTGCTGGCTGTGTATGCAGGAGATCACCGACGTGCACTACCTCAG TCCCTCAGGATGTACATTCTGGGGGAAGAAGCCATGGTCTCAAACCCGCAAGGTTCTGTGGCAGGTGGGCATGTTGCTCGGAGCGCCGGTGGTCATCTCCCTTATAGCGGGCATCGCCATCCCAGTCATCATTGTGGGCATACCAATCTACATGGGCCGCAAG GTCCATGGTCGctgtaagaaaaacaatatCTCAGGAAGTAAGCACTACTTGACTGTGGCGAGTGGGgtgatgatgtcagtgtttgtgtcgCCGGTCATAGCAGCGGTCACTGTGG GTGTGGGTGTGCCGCTAATGCTGACGTATGTCTACGGGGTCGTGCCCATGTCCCTCTGTAGGAACGGCTGGTGTCGACCGCAGAGTGAacctcctgaaacacacaaaatccaACTGGAGGACTTAGCCAGCT TCAGTGACCACTGGACAGGTCAGAACAATCCAACGCTCAGTGACACCAGCGTCCAGGAAGTCAGAGTCAGTGTACAGGAAGTGGGCGTCCTCCCCAGTACAAGTACCACGCCCCCGGAGCTAGATAGCTATGAGGAGTTGGATGAAGCCTCAAAGCACCACGGATACACCCAGCAGGACAGCCGCTCGGACTGCGAGGTGGTCATTGTGCCTGACAGCAAGCTCGATGACACGCAAGCGCTTCCTGTGAG GGATGGAACCAATATTGAGGTCCGTGTGGAAATTGAGACCCATCCCAGAGGCGCCCGCCAGTCCAGCCTAAGTAGCATCCTGTCTAGCCGAAGCTTGTCGGTGGAGTCCTTGGGACACTCGCAGTCCCAGTCCCATGACTACCTGTGTGCCTCAGAACTGGAAGAGAGACGAGAGgggggagcaggagagggagaggagcaggagggaagagagaagccaggaggggaggcaggaggagacGATGGGACAGTTTACCCAGTCTTTGAGATAGACGGTGTATGA